The stretch of DNA CGTAAAAAGATTTTCATTCCATTTTTCACAACCAAGACCCAGGGAACAGGCCTCGGATTGTCGCTCGTTCAGAAGATTGTTCTTGCCCACAACGGCCGGATCGAGGTTCAAAGCAGTCCGGGAAAAGGCACCTGTTTCACGGTGACGTTACCAGTCTTGACTCCTTCGTGA from Terriglobia bacterium encodes:
- a CDS encoding HAMP domain-containing sensor histidine kinase, which codes for EALGPAGEIDVSITQNSRFVKTAIRDNGHGIPEDVRKKIFIPFFTTKTQGTGLGLSLVQKIVLAHNGRIEVQSSPGKGTCFTVTLPVLTPS